In the Rhizobium glycinendophyticum genome, TCGCCGAGCTCGACCTTGGAGGCGAAGGTCGCCTGGCCCCACTTCAGAAGCGCGGCGAGCATCTGGCCGGTCTGGTTGCTGTCGTCGTCGATCGCCTGCTTGCCCATGATAACGAGGCCCGGCGCTTCCGCTTCGGCGACACCCCTGAGGATCTTGGCAACAGCAAGCGGCTCGACTGTCTCATCGGTCTCTACCAGGATTGCCCGGTCCGCACCCATTGCAAGGCCCGTCCGCAGCGTCTCTTCGGCCTTGGCGGGGCCGATGGAGACGACCACCACTTCCTCGGCCTTGCCGGCCTCCTTCAGCCTCAGGGCTTCCTCGACTGCGATTTCATCGAAGGGGTTCATCGACATCTTGACGTTGGCGAGCTCCACACCCGTCCCATCCGGCTTGACGCGGATCTTGACGTTGTAGTCGACAACGCGTTTGACGGGGACTAGGATCTTCATCTGCGTGGGTCTCCTCTGATCGCCCCGGAGGAACTGATCCATGATATCGGGGAACTGGGCGAGTGCTATTGCGGTCTTGCCGCAGCAAGGATGCGGCGCGCTTTGGCTCGTACAGGTGCGTCCACCATCTCCCCATCAATCGCGACGGCGCCGTCCCTCGCCGCAAGAACCCTGTTCGCCCAAGCAATTTCTTTCTCGCCAGGGGTGAAAGCCGCTCTGACGCTTTCGACCTGCTTGGGGTGAATGCAGAGCTTTCCGGTCATACCGACGGCACGGGCGTGGGCTGCGTCGCCGAGCAGCAGTTCTGGGTCATCGAGCCTTGTCGTCACGCCATCGATAGGGGCAGCGATGCTCGTCAGGCGGGACGCGAGCACCAACTCATTGCGCGCCGGAAGGAGCAGAGACTGCTCATGCAACATTCCGAGATCGGCGCAGTAATCCACAGAGCCGAAGACAAGACGCCGGACGCTGGGAAGAGACGCGATCGCGCGGGCCTCCGCCATGCCACGAGCGCTCTCGATGAGGGCCAGAAGCGGAATGTCGCCGAGTGCTTTGGTAACGCCTGCGATCTGTCTCGGATTGTCAGCTTTCGGAAGCATGACGGCGGCGGGACGCAGCGCGATGACCGCCCGCAAATCAGCATCATGCCATGGCGTCCCAAGGGGGTTGATGCGCACCAAAACTGGCAGATCCGTGAAGCCGCATTCCAGCATTCTCCGGGCGGTGTCCTTGTCTCCGCTCGCTACCGCGTCCTCCAGATCAAGGATGACGGCATCCGGGCGAGACGCAGCCGCCTTGGCAAAGCGTTCGGCTCGGTTGGCCGGAACGAACAGGAGTGTGCACATGTCGTCGAGCGCTACCATTCTGCGGTCGCCTCCATCCCGACCGAGCCATCGTTTCGCGCCGTCCACAGCTTCATCGTGTTACCGTCGGAGGAGGCGTTCACGGTGAACATGCCGGGTCCGAAAACGGGTGCGAGACTGCGGAACCTGAAACGCTTCGGGGCGGCACCACACCAGTCGGCTGCGTGTTGGCACAGCATGGTCGCCTGTAGCGGTCCGTGGACAACGAGACCGGGATAATGTTCTTCCTCATGCGAATAAGGGGCGTCGTAGTGAATACGATGGCTGTTGAAGGTCAGCGCGGAATAGCGGAACAGAAAAGCAGCAGTTACGTCGACCTGCACCGAGCTTTCGCCCACCGGAGCTTTCTCCACTGCCTTTCTGTCTGGCGTGGGGGGCGACACCGCATCGCGGTATACGATATCTTGGCGTTCTGTCAGCACCAGCCGCCCATCGCTCTCGATGGCATGGCGGACCGTGACGAAGCAAAGCGTTCCGGTGCGGCCCCGCTTGACCGCCACATCCTCGACGACGGAACGCCGCGTGACAATCTCGCCGATCCGCAATGGCGAATGGAAATCGATCGCTCCGCCTGCCCACATGCGGCGCGGCAAAGGAACGGGCGGAAGAAAGCCACCGCGGGCGGGATGCCCGTCCGCTCCAAGTTCCGCCGTCGGCACCATCGGCTGCGACAGGCAAAAGTGAAAGAGCAACGGCAAGGCAGCCGTCCCGTAACGGGAGGTTCGATCGAAAGTCGCTTCGAAGCGGTCGACCGACGCCTGTGTCAGCATCTCGCTGTTCTGGTCTTCGCGGCCGATCCAGCCCCTAAGGTGGTCGAGGTCGAGTTGCATGATCAATCCTTCCCGGACAAAGGTTGCAGCATCGGCACCGGCCCATAATTCTGCGTCCTGCCGCGCCAAACCGGGGCGGGTGCGGGATAGGAAACCGGACCGTTCGGCGTATCAACGGTAATCCGGCGAAGATGGGGATGAGCCGAAAGACCGGCCATGTCGTTGACTGAGGCAAAGGCTATATCGGCCCGTTCCAGGGTGGAGAACGCCTCCTTTTCGGATCTGGTTGCAAAACCAGCGGCGACAGCTGCGTCGGTCTCTGTGCGGTTTCTGACGCGCGCAGCATTGATCGAGAACCGGGGGTCGTCCTTCAGTTCGGGGCGGTTCAAGAAGATGTCGCAGAATTTCGCCCATTCCCGGTCGCTCTGGATCGCGATCAGGATCTGGCGGCCATCGCCGGCGGTAAACACACCATAAGGCGCGATGGAGGGATGCGCCATTCCGACCCGATGAGGGGTCCTTCCTCCTTCGTGGTTGAGAAGCGGCACGGTGAGCCAATCGGCGATCACATCGAACATGGAGATCGAAATTGCCGAGCCCCTGCCGGTCACCGCACGCAGGAGGATTGCCTCCAAGACTGCCGAATATGCGGTCGCGCCGGTCGCGATGTCCACGACCGATAGGCCAACCCGCGCCGGTTCGGATGGGCCGCCGGTGATGGAACACAAGCCCGATTCCGCCTGGATCAGGAGGTCGTACGCTTTACGATCCACCATTGGGCCAGTTTCGCCGTAGCCAGTAATCGAGCAGACGATCAGGTGGGGAAACTCCGTCTCCAACCGCTCGAAGGAAAAGCCGAGCCGGGCAAGCGCCCCGTATTTAAGGTTCTGAACCAGCACATCGGCATCGCCGAGCAAGCGGGTCAATTCGCTCTGGCCTTCCGGGGAGGCAAGGTCCAGCGTTATCGACGTCTTGCCGCGGTTGAGCCACACGAAATAGCTTGACTGCCCCTTCGCAACCTCATCATAGCCCCGGGCAAAGTCGCCTTCGGGACGTTCGACCTTGGTGACGTCGGCGCCGGCATCGGCAAGTCGGACGGTCACGAATGGCGCAGCCACGGCCTGCTCGATCGCGATGACCTTTATCCCTTCAAGCGGGCGCATCATCAAAATGACCTCGGCAGATGCAGAACATGTTCGGCGACGTAGGACAGGATGAGGTTTGTCGAGATTGGTGCTACCTGATACAACCGGGTCTCGCGGAACTTGCGCTCGACGTCGTATTCGTTGGCGAAGCCAAAGCCTCCATGAAACTGTAGACAGGCATTGGCCGCTTCCCACGACGCCTTCGCAGCGAGATATTTCGCCATGTTGGCTTGAGCGCCGCAATCCAGACCGGCATCGTAACGTCGGCACGCATCAAATCGCATGAGGTTCGCCGCCTCCACTTCGATGAAGGCTTCGGCAATGGGGAATTGTACACCCTGATTCTGACCGATCGGTCGTCCGAACACCTCGCGTTCAGAGACGTATTTGCTGACACGCTCGGTAAACCAATAACCGTCGCCGATGCATTCGGCAGCGATCAGGACGCGTTCTGCGTTTAGGCCAGTCAGAATATACTTGAACCCGCTCCCCTCTTCGCCAATCAGGTTCTCTTCCGGAATCTCGAGATTGTCGAAGAAGAGCTCGTTCGTCTCGTGGTTCACCATGTTTGGGATGGGCTTGACGGTCATGCCGCACTTCACCGCGTCCCTGATGTCGACCAGGAAGATTGACAAACCGTGAGATCTTTTCACGACGTCCGACAGCGGCGTCGTGCGGGCTAGAAGGATCATCAGGTCCGAATGCTGGACACGGCTGATCCACACCTTTTGCCCGTTGATGACGTAGCGGTCGCCCTTCTTGACGGCCGTGGTCTTGATCTTGGTCGTGTCGGTGCCGGTGGTCGGTTCTGTCACGCCCATCGACTGCAACCTCAGTTCTCCTGTGGCAATCTTGGGCAGGTACTTTTGTCGCTGCTCCTCCGACCCGTGGCGGATCAGCGTGTTCATATTGTACATCTGGCCATGGCAGGCTCCGGAATTGCCGCCGGATCGATTAATCTCCTCCATAATCACGGAGGCCTCCGTCAAGCCGAGCCCTGAGCCGCCATATTGTTCGGGGATCAACGCGGACATCCATCCTTCGCGCGTCAGGGCATCAACGAAAGCCTCGGGATAGGCTCGCTTCTCGTCAATTCTTCTGTGATATTCGTCGGAAAATTGTGCGCACAGCGCGCGGACGCCGGCCCGAATCTCTGGATAGTCTTCGTTATTCGTCGTCGTCACCTGCATACCTCCGCATCGAAGTTCGCACGACGATACGTTTTTCTATGGCATCGCACAAATATATGTTTATGATTTTAGATATAACATGTTTGTATGGGTTCAGCGCGTGACCGGAGAGTTCCATGGATTTGAGACAATTGCGGTATTTCCGGACGATAGCGGAATTCGGGTCTATCTCGGCAGCCTCCCAGCAGCTCGGCATCGCGCAGCCGGCGCTGTCATTGCATGTGCGCAACATGGAGGAACGTCTCGGCGTCAAGCTGCTTGCGCGCGAGGCGCGGGGTGTTTCCCTGACTGAGGCCGGAGAGCTTATGGCACGGCGTTCGCGAATGCTTCTGGACGAGATGACGCGGCTGGAAGACGATATACGCAACCTAGGTTCTTCGCCCACCGGCGATGTGCGCCTCGGACTGCCGGGCACGATCGGCGGCATTCTTTCCGTGCCTCTCGTTCTTGCGGGGAAGGAGAGTTATCCCGGTATCCGTCTGACGATCGGCGAAGCAATGAGCGGCTTCGTTCTCGACTGGCTGCGGGAGGGACAGACCGATATCGCGATCCTCTACCTGCCCGCCGAAGACCAGCGTTTCCGCTCGGATCTTCTACTGAGCGAGGAACTTGTTCTGATCGCGCCGAAGGGTGCTGTCATGGAGGAACCCTTTCAGCCTGAGCATCTGACCACGGTGCCGCTCATTTTGCCGAGCCCGGCGCATGGTCTCCGAACCCTGCTTGACGTTTGGGCCAAGCAGCACAGGATCACCCTAAATGCCACGGTCGAACTGGACTCCTACTCAAACATCAAAACGCTCGTACAGCAAGGATATGGCTACTCGATACTTCCGCTCCATGCCGTCGCCGCAAACGCTGGTGATGGTCACCTTCGAGTACTGAAGTTCCATAAGGACGAATTGCGCCGAAACGTGTTTCTGGTCTGGGATACCAGCAGACCATCCAGTCATGCGGCCGCCGCGATCATCCAGCTCACCCGAAAGATCATCGACGATCTCGTCGGATCGGGCATATGGGCTGGCGCACGGCAGGAGGGCCAGGCGCTTTGGGCGGATGGATAAACAGGACCGCTGCATCCTGTGCCCTTGTGGGCAACATGACTGCGCCAGCCCTTGCCGAAAGGTGCGCGTCAGACGCAATTGCCGTCAGCGATGCGACGGCGCCCCGAAGAAATTGGAGCCGATCCAATCCGCGGAGCGCTTGAGATCATCCGCAAGGTTCTGGATTTGGGCGCGTGATTGCTGACCTGCAATCGAAATACCGCTAAGTCCGTAGCGCGCGCGGGCATGAGAATCGGTAACGACCGCCGCTGCGACCTCAAGACCGTTGAAGAGGTTTCCGAAATCGAAGGCGAAGCCGTTCTTGCGGGCGGCGGCGACATCCGATCGATATTCTTCAAAACCCGGGGACGTTTGCCAGGTCAATGTTTCGAATGTCCGACGCAGCGCGTCATCCGGTATGTTCTGGAGCGCCGCATAGCAGCGTCCCACGGCTCCGACATAGGCTGGGAGACGTGCACCCAAATTCATGTCGACCCGTACTGTCTTCGATGACGACGCCCTGTTGCTGAGCACGATGCGTTCGTCGGCGGTAAAGTTCCAAAGGCAGATCAGGCTGTTATGTCTGCGCGAGAGTTCTTCGATCTCCGGCCTCACAATATCCACCGGATTTGCCGACAGCAGCGGAACCGCCAAGCCGAGAAGACCAATACCCGGTGAGTAGGTTTTCGTGGCATCGTCGAATGTGACAAGGCCTTCCTGGAGCAGCGTGCCAAGAATGTTGAAGCTGGTGCTAACGCTAACTCCCGTTGCCCGTGCGATCTGGTTCACGCCCGTGGGCGTGCCCTGCTCAGATACGTAACGGAGAATTCGAAGGCCGTTATGGACTGCGCCAACTGACTTTCCTTTGACCGCTTCTTCTTTCGGCATATGCGTCGATCTGATCCTTTTTCAAACCAATATCTGTAAATGACACGCAGCGCCAGATCGGGCGCGCCGAAAGAAATGTTCGGCGTGGCCGGTTCAGACAGGATCCCAAGAAAAGATGTCGGCCGAGACTTCGAGTGGATAGAAGTCGGCCTTTAACGCCGGGATTGCATGCTCGGCAATGTCGGAGACGGTCCATCCCTCTCCCCGATGGACCGAGCGGATGGGTCGCGGCTGGCTGAACAGGAAGATTTCGTTGTTGCGCACGCTGAAGATCTGCCCGTTCACCTCCCGTGCTGCGTCGGACAGAAGATAGGCGACCATCGTCGCGACCTTGTCCGGCGTCATCTGCTTGAGCCTGGCAACACGTTCCTTCTGATCGTCGGTCTCGGCCTTGATGGAGCTGATCATCCGGCTCCAGGCGAAGGGCGCGATGCAATTGGAGCGCACGCCGAATTTCTGCATGTCGAGCGCAATGGACTTAGACAGCCCTACGACGCCCAGCTTCGCTGCCGAATAGTTTGCCTGAGCGAGATTGCCGATCAGGCCGGAGGTGGATGTCATATGCACGAACGCTCCGCTGCCCTGCTCCTTGAAATGGGGCGCGGCTGCGCGGCTTACGTTGAAACTGCCGTAAAGATGCACCTTCAGCACCTGATCGAGATGCTCTGCGGGCATTTTGTGAAAGAAGCCGTCTCGCAGAACACCGGCATTGTTGACCACGCCGTCGATGCGGCCAAACGCCTTGATCGCGGCCGCAACCATGGCTTCCGCGCCGTCGGCCTCGCTGACGCTCGATGTGTCCGCCACGGCCTGACCGCCGGCCTGATGGATCTCCGCGGCGACCCGATGCGCCGGACCCTCATCGCTCCCGCTGCCGTCGAGCGCGGCGCCGATGTCGTTGACAACGACGCATGCACCTTCGGCTGCCGCGACCAGAGCGATTGCCCGGCCGATGCCGCCGCCGGCGCCGGTCACGACGATGGATTTACCCTTGAGCATAGATGTTTCCGTCATGGCTTGTCCTCCGCAATCACAGGCCGTTCTTGATGAGCTGGCGGGCGATCAACAACTGCTGGATTTGGCTCGTCCCCTCGTAGATCCGGAACAGCCGCACATCGCGATAGAACCGTTCGACTGCATATTCTGTCATGTACCCGGCGCCGCCATGAACCTGAACGGCACGGTCGGCGATCCTGCCGACTGCCTCCGTCGCGAAATATTTCGTCGCCGATGCGTTTATGCGGGCGGAGCCTGCGGCGTCATATTCGGCAGCCGTCGCGCGCACGAGTGACTGCGCCGCTGTAAAGTCCGTATAGCTGTCGGCGATCATGGCCTGGATAAGCTGGAATTCCCCGATTGGCTGACCGAACTGGCGGCGGTCTTGGGCAAAGGCCAGCATTTCCTGGATCAGGCGCTTGCACATCCCCGTAGCCAAAGCCCCTATATGGATGCGGCCGCGGTCCAGGACGCGCATCGCCAGCTTGAAGCCCTGTCCAGGCTCCAGCCCGATAATGGCTTCGGAAGGGACCCGCACATTGTCGAAGATCACATCACACGTCGTCGTCCCGCGCTGGCCCATCTTCCTGTCCTTTGCCCCAAGCGTGATGCCCGGAGCATCCGCGGGAACGAGGAAGGCCGAAATCGCGCCGGCGCCCGCCGCTTCGAAATCGGTGCGGGCCATGACGGTGAACAGTCCCGCCCGCGCGGCATTCGTGATGTAGCGCTTGGTGCCCGAGATCAGGTAATCGTCACCGTCGCGGATCGCTTTGGTGGTGAGGCTTGAGGGGTCGGAGCCGGAGTCCGGCTCGGTGAGCGCAAACGAGGCAATCATCTCCCCAGATGCAAGCTTCGGCAGATATGTTTCCTTCTGCTTTTCGGTGCCGGCGAGAATTAGGCCGCGCGCACCGATGCCGATGTTTGTCCCGAACAGCGACCGAAAGGCGGGCGCCGTTTGACCAAGTATCATCGCGATCTCGGATTCCTGCCGGCAGTTCAGGCCGATGCCGCCATAATCGGGCGAAATCGTTAGGCCGAAAAGGCCGAGTTCCTTCATCTCTTTGACAATCTCCTCGGGGATATCGTCGGTTTCTTCGACGCGCATCTCGTTGGGCACCAGCCGCTCCCTAACGAAGCGCTCGATCGCGTCCTTAAGTTGCGAAAAGGTTTCGTTGTCTATCTCGTTCATCGGTGTCTCGTTCCTGTTCGTCGCTGATTAGTCGTTGAGCCGAAGCGTGCCTTCGATCACTCGTACGCCGTCCTCGGTCGTCACATGGACATGGTAGCTGCCGTCGGCTGAGTTCACCTCGCCGCCTGTCACCAACACGCTTCCGACGGGTGCCGGCCGCGAAAAGCGGACGTCCAATTCGTGCGGCACGCAGCCAAAAGTCGTTTCGATGGCCTGGGCTAACAATGACAGGCCTAGCGTCCCATGATTGATCGGGCCCCCGAAGACGGTATTCGTTGCGAAGCCCGGGTCCACATGAATGGGGTTGAAGTCGGCCGTCAGCTCGGCATATCGCGCGGTCTTCATCGCACTGGTTTGGATTCGGGCCTCGGCAAGCCGTATGGGCCGAGCGGCACTCCTCGTCTGCTCCATGGTTTTACTCCGCCCAGATCGTGAGAATTTCGCCGGTAAGCAGCGCGTCACCGCCTGATACAATTCGGCTTTCGAAGGTCAGCCACTTTCGGCCTTTGCGCTCTTCCTTCTTCGTCACGCGGGTAGTGACAATAAGCGCCTCGTCCATTCGGGGTGCACGGCCTGAGAGATGCAGTTTCTGGCCCGCATGGATGTTCCCCGGTGGCCGCGGCTGCGCCACGAACAAATAGGCCTCCATCATCACACTGATGAGCAAGCTATTTGACGGCTGACGCTTAGCTGCACAGTAGGGGCGATCAAAAATCGCGGCCCAAAGGCGCAGTTTCGCATCGTCGATACTCAGCATCGACGTGCCGAGGTCTTGGCCTTCTTCGAACGCGGCATAGTTCCAAATTTTCGGAACGTCAGAACGGAGTTCCATTTTTCTCTCCCACGCTTCTGAAGCCGCAGGCCAATTTTTGGCTTGTGTCGCTTCAATGAATGTGTGAATGATATTCACTATGGAGAATTGCTAGCACGCCGCGTCGCAGTTTGAAAGCCCAAAAGAAGGCAAACCAAACCGAGGTTGGCTGAAGGAGGAGATGGCTGTGGGAGGAAAGACCGATTCAATTGGGCCGGCACTGGAAGGACTGCGTGTTCTTGATTTTGGACGCTATATCGCAGCCCCTCTCTGCGCGGCGCTTCTCGCGGATATCGGTGCCGATGTGATCCGGGTGGAGCCCGCAACGGGCGCCTCCGACCGCGATGTCATGCCTCTGGGTGCTAACCAGGACGGCGCGCTCTACACCCAAATGAATCGAGGAAAGCGCTCGCTTGCGCTCGATTTCCGGTGCCTTGCCGACTCTCCGGTGCTCAAGGCTCTGGTTCCCACATCGGATATCGTCGTGGTCAATATGCCACCGAAGCAGCTTGAGAAGGTCGGATTGAACTACGCGGCATTATGTGCGCTCAAGCCGGACATAATCCTGACGACCATCTCCGCCTATTCTACATCGGGGGAGAATCGGAATCTGACAGGGTTCGATGGTACGGGTCAGGCGCTGAGCGGCGCGATGCATATTGCTGGAAACGGCAGCATGCCCATGCGCGCGGCGGTTTCCTACGTCGACTACAGCACCGGTATCACTGCCGCCTATGCTACGCTTGCGGCCGTTATCGCCCGGATGAGGAGCGGCCACGGACAGCATGTCGAAACCTCTCTTATGCAGAATGCGCTCGCAATCATGAACCCGATTCTGATCGAAGCGGCGACTGGCGCGCGCCACCGCGTCGCCACAGGCAACCGCTCTCCAATCTCCGGTCCTTCGGACGCTTTCGAGACGAAGGACGGCTGGGTCATGATTCAGGTGATTGGCGACGCCATGTTCGCGCGTTTCGCAGAGCAGATCGGACGGCCGGATCTCGTCGTTCATGACGATTACGCCTCGGACATCGCGCGCGGTGAAAACGGGGCGGCGCTGAGCGCGGTGGTCGCAGATTGGTGCCGCAGGCAGACATCCGAGGACGTCCTGCGCCGCCTCTCTCAGGCGCGCATTCCGTGCGTCCCGATCTTGACGCCGGCGCAGGCATTGCAGGCGTCGCAAACGCTTGGCGGCGGTTACTTTTCATATCCCGGCGGAGAGGCCGTGCCCATCGCGGCGCCCATGGCACAGATCGCCGGGCCTGCGGCTCTCTACCCGGCGCCCCGTCTGGGCGCTCACAACACCGAGATCATGCGCGAGCTCGGGATGCTTGCTTGACAAGCAGGACGACGGATTCGTGCTGAAATATCAATCTAAGGGAGGAACCAACATGATGATGAAGGGACAATCGAAGAGTGGAGCTGCCGTGCTGGCGCTTGCCGGCCTGATCGCAGGTGCCGCGCAGGCCGAGGAGGTCATCAAGCTGGGCCTATCGGTTCCGCTCTCCGGCGCGGCTGCAGTCTGGGGCAAGGGGGCGGAATTCCTCTGCAACACCGCAGCCCGGGAGATCAGGGAAGGCGGCGGCGTATCCGTCGGCGGCGAGATCTACAATTTCGAGTGCCTGTCGTACGACAATAAATACAATGCGGCTGAAGGTACTAAGGTTGCCCAGGCGCTGCTGAACCGCGAGGGCGTCAAGTTTATTGGCGGAAGTGTCGGGACCGCACCGGTCCAGGCCTTGCAGGCGCTTGCAGAGCGGCAGGACGCTCTGGTGTTTACCGTCGCGTGGGGCGCAAGCATCAAGGGCGTGGATCACCCTATGACCTTCACGCAGATGAATACGCCAGGCGAGATCCTACCGCTTCTGATCGCCTACATTGCAAAGCAGTACCCGGAGGCAAAGTCCGTCGCAATGCTGAACCCGAATGATGCCACCGGGAAGGAGACCGAGGCGCTGGCGGGAGATGTCTGGGGAAGGAACGGTGTCGAAATTGCGGCGAGCGATTTCTATGAACGCGGCACAACAGAATTTCAGCCTATCGCAGCACGGCTTGAGTCGCTCAAGCCGGCGATTATCGATCTGGGCGCGACGCCGCCCGCGGATGCGGGTGCGATCTTCAAGGAGCTTGATGTGCTCGGCTGGAAAGGGGTGAAGGTGGTCGAGGTCGGCACTGGAGCCGACGGCCTGAAAGCCACCGGCGGCGATGCGGCGGAAGGTGTCTATATGGGCGCAGGTGTGACCTTCGACGGCGACAATGCGACTGATCATCAGAAAGCGGTGAACGAACAGGCAAAGGCCCAACTCGGCGAGTCGCTCAATGCGGTCCAAATCGGCTTCTACGACTCCGTCTACGCTTTGAAGGCTGCGATGGAGAAGGCTGACAGCGTGGATCCCAAGACCGTGGCAGATGTGCTTCCACAGGTCTCCTTCAAGAGCTTCTATGGCGAGGAAGTAGGCTTCTACGGAAAGGAGCTTTACGGCCGCAATCAGCAGATGCGCCTGCCAATCATCGTGACCAAGGTGATCGGCGGCAAGCTCGTCGAAGTTGCCCGGTTGACGCCATAAAAGGGGCAGTGCCCGGATCGTAGAGATACTCTCATGCAAACCTTCATTCAGCTTAGCGCTACGGCCCTGCAGATCGGCGCTGTTTACGTCCTTTTTTCCCTCGGATTGACGCTGATCTTCGGGGTGATGAGGATCGTGAATTTCGTGCACGGCCACATCTTTTCGGTCGCGGCCCTGGTCGTTGCCTATCTGCTCCCAGCATTGGCCACGGGCGGTCTATCCGCCCCGGCCGCCTATGTTCTGGCTTCCCTGGTCGCTATCACCGCAGCCTTGAGCGTTGGCGCACTCCTCTACATCTTTGGTTTTCGCTATTTTCAGCGCGACCTCGTAGGATCGTTCATTCTTTCCATCGGCCTCGTCTTGCTGCTCGACGGGGTCCTGCTGCATGTTTTCGGTGGGGCCGTCCGTGGTGTGCCCGAAATCTTTCCGGGCAGGGTGTCGATCGGCGGGGCACAGGTCACGGTCCAGCGGCTGTTTCTGTGCGCTGTCGCGGTGCTCATGGCAGTGTCGCTCTACCTCACACTCGGTCACAGCAGGTTGGGCAAGGCTCTGCGCGCCGTTTCCTATGACCATGAAGCGGCGATGATGGTAGGCGTGCCCTATGCGCGCATCGCCTTTTTTGGCTTCATGATTGCCTCGCTGCTCGCCGCCATCGCCGGCGCGCTTCTGGCGCCGGTCACCATTGTCTCGCCCGTCATCGGTACCGATTATCTAATCAAGGGGTTCATCGCTGTCATCATCGGCGGACTAGGAAGCGTGCCGGGCGCGATCCTGGGGAGTATTTTTGTCGCTTCGATCGAAACCTTCGGCAGCTACTACTTGGATTCCTCCTATGCGACTCTGGCTATCTTCGGGCTGGTGATCATCGTTCTGCTTTTCTGTCCCAAAGGAGTGCTCGGTCGTGGATAGGCGTTTCCCTCTCGGTCTATGGGTCGTCCTTGGCGGAACGGCTCTTCTGCTCTCATTGCTGATTCAGGATATCTACCTGAGAAGCATCCTGAACCTGATGGCGATCAGCGCCCTTCTGGCCACAAGCCTGCGCTTTGTCATGCTCATGGGGGAGTTGAACTTCGCGCTGGCTGCCTTCACCGGTTTGGGGGCCTATTCCGCCGGCTATCTGAGCACGGCGCTGGGCTTGCCCTTCGCCTTCGCGGTTCTAGTCGCTGGAGTAATCACGGCGCTGGCAAGCGCAGTTTTCGGCGCGATCACCCTACGCGCTAAGGGGCCGTATTTCCTGCTCATCGGTTTTGCCTTCTCTGAAGCGATGCGCGTGGCTTATTCCAAGATCGATGCTGTCGGTGGGACGTCCGGCATGGTGGGTATCTATCCGCCGCGCGTATTCGAAGATTGGATGCCCTTTATCGTCGTGAGCACTGTGCTCCTGCTCCTGCTCGCATTCTATCTTGTCGAGAGATCGAATTTCGGGCGAATACTTTTCGCCATCCGGGAGAACGAGGATGTTGCCCGCAGCGTCGGCATCAGAACCTATATTTGCAAGGTCATCGCGATATCCGGTGCCTGTTTTGCCGCTGGCCTTGCGGGCGGGCTTCACGCCTTCGTCAACCAGGTCATCAGCCCTGGCGACTTCAGCTATCTGCTAGCGGCTTTCGCACTCGCCTATGTCAAGATTGGTGGTGAGGACAATTTCCTGGGACCCATTGTGGGGGCCGTCCTGCTTGTCGCACTGTCAAGTTATGCAATCGGATTTGGGGGTGATGAGCATTTCCTCTATGGCGGCGCCATTATAATCGCGGTGCTCCTGATGCCAAAAGGTGTCCTGGGCCTGCTCGGCAAACTGCGGCTGAACGGCGCCGCCCTGATC is a window encoding:
- a CDS encoding electron transfer flavoprotein subunit beta/FixA family protein codes for the protein MKILVPVKRVVDYNVKIRVKPDGTGVELANVKMSMNPFDEIAVEEALRLKEAGKAEEVVVVSIGPAKAEETLRTGLAMGADRAILVETDETVEPLAVAKILRGVAEAEAPGLVIMGKQAIDDDSNQTGQMLAALLKWGQATFASKVELGDGAAKVTREVDGGLQTVEVKLPAIVTTDLRLNEPRYASLPNIMKAKKKPLDKKTPADFGVDTAQRLKVLKTEEPSGRKAGIKVASVAELVEKLKTEAGVL
- a CDS encoding HpcH/HpaI aldolase/citrate lyase family protein, translating into MVALDDMCTLLFVPANRAERFAKAAASRPDAVILDLEDAVASGDKDTARRMLECGFTDLPVLVRINPLGTPWHDADLRAVIALRPAAVMLPKADNPRQIAGVTKALGDIPLLALIESARGMAEARAIASLPSVRRLVFGSVDYCADLGMLHEQSLLLPARNELVLASRLTSIAAPIDGVTTRLDDPELLLGDAAHARAVGMTGKLCIHPKQVESVRAAFTPGEKEIAWANRVLAARDGAVAIDGEMVDAPVRAKARRILAAARPQ
- a CDS encoding FAS1-like dehydratase domain-containing protein, producing MQLDLDHLRGWIGREDQNSEMLTQASVDRFEATFDRTSRYGTAALPLLFHFCLSQPMVPTAELGADGHPARGGFLPPVPLPRRMWAGGAIDFHSPLRIGEIVTRRSVVEDVAVKRGRTGTLCFVTVRHAIESDGRLVLTERQDIVYRDAVSPPTPDRKAVEKAPVGESSVQVDVTAAFLFRYSALTFNSHRIHYDAPYSHEEEHYPGLVVHGPLQATMLCQHAADWCGAAPKRFRFRSLAPVFGPGMFTVNASSDGNTMKLWTARNDGSVGMEATAEW
- a CDS encoding CaiB/BaiF CoA transferase family protein encodes the protein MRPLEGIKVIAIEQAVAAPFVTVRLADAGADVTKVERPEGDFARGYDEVAKGQSSYFVWLNRGKTSITLDLASPEGQSELTRLLGDADVLVQNLKYGALARLGFSFERLETEFPHLIVCSITGYGETGPMVDRKAYDLLIQAESGLCSITGGPSEPARVGLSVVDIATGATAYSAVLEAILLRAVTGRGSAISISMFDVIADWLTVPLLNHEGGRTPHRVGMAHPSIAPYGVFTAGDGRQILIAIQSDREWAKFCDIFLNRPELKDDPRFSINAARVRNRTETDAAVAAGFATRSEKEAFSTLERADIAFASVNDMAGLSAHPHLRRITVDTPNGPVSYPAPAPVWRGRTQNYGPVPMLQPLSGKD
- a CDS encoding acyl-CoA dehydrogenase family protein, which produces MTTTNNEDYPEIRAGVRALCAQFSDEYHRRIDEKRAYPEAFVDALTREGWMSALIPEQYGGSGLGLTEASVIMEEINRSGGNSGACHGQMYNMNTLIRHGSEEQRQKYLPKIATGELRLQSMGVTEPTTGTDTTKIKTTAVKKGDRYVINGQKVWISRVQHSDLMILLARTTPLSDVVKRSHGLSIFLVDIRDAVKCGMTVKPIPNMVNHETNELFFDNLEIPEENLIGEEGSGFKYILTGLNAERVLIAAECIGDGYWFTERVSKYVSEREVFGRPIGQNQGVQFPIAEAFIEVEAANLMRFDACRRYDAGLDCGAQANMAKYLAAKASWEAANACLQFHGGFGFANEYDVERKFRETRLYQVAPISTNLILSYVAEHVLHLPRSF
- a CDS encoding LysR family transcriptional regulator, with translation MDLRQLRYFRTIAEFGSISAASQQLGIAQPALSLHVRNMEERLGVKLLAREARGVSLTEAGELMARRSRMLLDEMTRLEDDIRNLGSSPTGDVRLGLPGTIGGILSVPLVLAGKESYPGIRLTIGEAMSGFVLDWLREGQTDIAILYLPAEDQRFRSDLLLSEELVLIAPKGAVMEEPFQPEHLTTVPLILPSPAHGLRTLLDVWAKQHRITLNATVELDSYSNIKTLVQQGYGYSILPLHAVAANAGDGHLRVLKFHKDELRRNVFLVWDTSRPSSHAAAAIIQLTRKIIDDLVGSGIWAGARQEGQALWADG